The following proteins are co-located in the Sporosarcina pasteurii genome:
- a CDS encoding NAD(P)/FAD-dependent oxidoreductase, which produces MKIDEKVYDITIIGGGPAGLFTAFYGGMREASVKIIESLPQLGGQLSALYPEKYIYDIAGLPKVRAQELIDNLKEQVNVFPTTICLEQAVQTVDKQEDGIFKLQTNQEIHFSKTIIITAGNGAFEPRRLGIEGAEQFEGKNLHYFIDDLNRFADKEVAVCGGGDSAVDWALMLEPIAKKVSIIHRRDKFRAHEHSVENLKKSSVAIKTPYVPSELIGDGNGIKEIVIEEPKTENREVLNVDDFIVNYGFVSALGPIKDWGLEIEKNSIVVNNKMETNISGIYAVGDIATYEGKVKLIATGFGEAPVAVSNAKQYIDPKVRLQPKHSTAIFG; this is translated from the coding sequence TTGAAAATAGATGAGAAAGTATACGACATCACAATAATCGGTGGAGGTCCTGCTGGTTTGTTTACTGCATTCTATGGAGGAATGCGGGAGGCCAGTGTTAAGATTATAGAAAGCTTACCTCAGTTAGGTGGCCAGTTGTCTGCACTCTATCCGGAAAAGTATATTTACGATATTGCCGGCTTACCGAAAGTTCGTGCACAAGAATTGATTGATAATTTAAAGGAACAAGTGAATGTGTTCCCGACGACAATCTGTTTAGAGCAAGCTGTGCAAACAGTGGATAAGCAGGAAGACGGTATTTTCAAACTCCAAACAAATCAAGAAATTCATTTTTCAAAAACGATTATTATTACGGCAGGGAACGGAGCATTTGAACCCCGTCGGTTAGGGATTGAAGGTGCGGAGCAATTCGAAGGGAAAAACCTTCATTATTTCATTGACGACTTGAATAGGTTTGCGGATAAAGAAGTGGCAGTATGTGGCGGAGGAGACTCAGCGGTCGATTGGGCATTGATGCTCGAACCCATTGCGAAAAAAGTTTCCATCATCCATCGCCGCGATAAATTCCGTGCACATGAACATAGTGTGGAAAATTTGAAAAAATCCAGTGTGGCAATCAAAACTCCTTATGTACCGTCTGAACTGATTGGGGATGGAAATGGTATCAAAGAAATCGTCATCGAAGAGCCTAAAACTGAAAATCGGGAAGTGCTAAATGTCGATGACTTTATCGTCAACTATGGATTCGTTTCCGCACTCGGTCCGATTAAAGATTGGGGATTGGAGATCGAGAAAAATTCCATAGTCGTTAACAATAAAATGGAAACGAATATTTCTGGCATTTATGCTGTCGGGGACATCGCCACGTATGAAGGGAAAGTAAAATTGATTGCTACCGGATTCGGTGAGGCACCGGTCGCAGTAAGCAATGCAAAACAGTACATTGACCCGAAAGTGCGTTTACAACCGAAACATAGTACGGCAATCTTTGGATAA
- a CDS encoding alpha/beta fold hydrolase has translation MLKMGLEDLSIHYLSEGSGPPLVLLHGLGNNSKSWIHQLKGLKKEYTVIAWDAPGYGQSLDPVPELQHFSQFADYLKKFLDGLALEKVCLLGHSMGSAIAIDFAIRFPKMVEKLIIAAPTRGAAGLNVEENIKKRKARHDLVENTPPEELARQRTPALLAANVDPGILEYAQKIMAEVRPAGYKSVANSLYNLNQMDEYSKIPVPTLVICGEEDRVTPVSESEIIVEKLQDGCLKTIADAGHLSYLEKPEVFNKYVLGFLNEEE, from the coding sequence ATGTTGAAAATGGGGTTGGAAGATTTGTCTATTCATTATTTAAGTGAAGGAAGTGGACCCCCGCTTGTCTTATTGCATGGCTTAGGAAATAACTCGAAGTCATGGATTCATCAATTGAAAGGGCTAAAGAAAGAGTATACGGTCATTGCTTGGGATGCCCCAGGTTACGGTCAAAGCTTGGATCCTGTCCCGGAACTACAACATTTTTCTCAGTTCGCGGATTATTTAAAGAAGTTTCTTGATGGCCTTGCATTAGAGAAAGTCTGTTTGTTAGGGCATTCGATGGGCTCCGCGATTGCGATTGATTTTGCGATAAGATTTCCCAAGATGGTTGAAAAATTGATAATCGCTGCACCAACCCGGGGAGCAGCTGGGCTCAATGTAGAAGAAAATATAAAGAAAAGAAAAGCAAGGCATGATCTAGTGGAAAATACTCCACCGGAAGAATTGGCAAGACAAAGAACGCCGGCACTGCTCGCCGCAAATGTTGATCCTGGAATATTGGAATATGCGCAAAAAATTATGGCTGAAGTCCGACCGGCAGGATATAAATCAGTTGCCAACAGTTTGTATAACTTGAATCAAATGGACGAGTATTCCAAAATTCCGGTCCCTACACTTGTCATATGCGGAGAAGAGGACCGGGTGACGCCTGTCAGTGAGTCGGAAATCATCGTTGAAAAGCTTCAAGACGGGTGTTTGAAGACAATAGCGGATGCAGGTCATCTCAGTTACTTGGAAAAACCGGAAGTGTTCAATAAATATGTACTAGGCTTTTTAAATGAGGAGGAATAG
- a CDS encoding IclR family transcriptional regulator, giving the protein MVTAKKKAEKKKSDNEKYLSNSIIRGLEVLKMFSVENQTYSLAEIASNLGVSRTTPYRILYTLEECGYIYQDSHTKRYGLRPKVLELGFTYLNSLQLPELAAPYLERLRDETGMSSHMGILDGNEIVYIARYPARSVATITINIGSHLPVHATAMGKCLMAHLPEEKKEELLSELRASQNPEAPKIDIQELRNELQSIKEKGYVFHKGEFETGVWSIACPVFGKDNKVVAAINIATTQHMANEKLMKEKIIPAVCQTAKEISSFMVLTI; this is encoded by the coding sequence GTGGTGACCGCAAAAAAGAAAGCCGAAAAGAAAAAAAGTGATAACGAAAAATATCTTTCAAATTCCATTATACGGGGATTAGAAGTTTTAAAGATGTTCAGTGTAGAAAATCAGACTTATTCTTTGGCGGAAATAGCGAGTAATTTAGGTGTCAGCCGAACAACACCTTATCGCATTCTATATACACTGGAAGAGTGCGGATATATTTATCAGGATAGCCATACGAAGCGCTATGGACTTAGGCCGAAAGTGCTTGAACTAGGTTTCACTTATTTGAACAGTCTTCAACTACCTGAACTGGCAGCACCTTATTTGGAGAGGTTAAGAGACGAAACAGGCATGTCTTCCCATATGGGAATCTTGGACGGGAACGAAATCGTTTATATCGCTAGGTATCCGGCGAGAAGTGTTGCTACGATAACAATTAATATCGGATCACATCTGCCTGTACATGCTACGGCGATGGGGAAATGTCTCATGGCACATTTACCTGAAGAGAAGAAGGAGGAGTTGTTGTCGGAGCTTAGAGCATCGCAGAATCCGGAAGCACCGAAAATCGACATTCAAGAATTGCGTAATGAGTTACAATCCATTAAAGAGAAAGGTTACGTCTTTCATAAAGGAGAGTTTGAAACTGGGGTTTGGTCTATCGCTTGCCCGGTCTTCGGGAAAGACAATAAAGTAGTTGCTGCCATAAACATAGCGACTACCCAACATATGGCCAATGAAAAGCTGATGAAAGAAAAGATTATCCCCGCCGTTTGTCAAACAGCTAAAGAAATATCCTCATTTATGGTACTGACTATTTAA
- a CDS encoding VOC family protein — MLEITHLRHISLITPNLEEQIEFYRDVWGLDVVSQDDNNVYFRGSSPEHHILHLLRGERRGLHHIAFGMVDKIAVDKAAVLLEEKGIEIIQQPGYLDEVGGGYGLRFVDYENRCFELSTWVDIHTEPWQRKVDSNPLYLNHVVLNTTDIQRSTDFFTEVLGFMVSDWSEDQMVFLRCSKNHHEISFNRAEHASVNHIAYEVEGVDEVMRGISHVRKKGYKEIWGPGRHGPGNNIFCYFQDPGGFVMEYTCYVDVIEDKKTWRAQVWKRVPHLSDRWGIAGPPTPETRAKMAGEPDPGWALVNTK, encoded by the coding sequence ATGCTTGAAATAACACACTTACGTCACATAAGCTTAATTACGCCTAACTTGGAAGAACAAATTGAATTTTACAGGGATGTATGGGGATTGGACGTCGTCTCTCAAGATGACAACAATGTCTATTTCCGTGGTTCAAGCCCTGAACATCATATTCTCCATTTGCTACGAGGGGAGAGAAGGGGACTTCATCATATCGCATTTGGGATGGTGGACAAGATAGCAGTAGACAAAGCTGCGGTCTTATTGGAAGAAAAAGGTATTGAGATCATCCAACAGCCGGGCTATCTGGATGAAGTAGGCGGCGGTTATGGTCTTCGTTTCGTAGACTATGAAAACCGTTGCTTTGAACTTTCCACATGGGTGGACATCCATACAGAACCGTGGCAAAGAAAAGTTGATTCAAACCCGCTTTACTTAAACCATGTTGTCTTGAATACGACTGATATTCAACGGTCCACGGATTTCTTTACCGAAGTGCTTGGTTTCATGGTTTCTGACTGGAGCGAGGATCAGATGGTGTTCCTGCGTTGTAGTAAAAATCACCATGAAATTTCATTCAACCGGGCGGAACATGCATCGGTCAACCACATCGCCTATGAAGTGGAAGGTGTGGATGAAGTGATGCGCGGCATCAGCCACGTCCGGAAAAAAGGATACAAAGAAATCTGGGGACCGGGAAGACACGGACCAGGTAATAACATTTTCTGTTATTTCCAAGATCCAGGCGGATTTGTCATGGAGTACACATGCTATGTAGATGTGATTGAAGATAAAAAGACGTGGCGTGCACAAGTATGGAAGCGTGTGCCGCATTTATCGGATAGATGGGGAATCGCAGGACCACCTACACCGGAGACGAGAGCGAAGATGGCGGGAGAGCCAGATCCCGGTTGGGCTTTAGTGAATACGAAGTAA
- a CDS encoding SDR family oxidoreductase: protein MDLHLKDKVVVVMGGTAGIGFETTRLLLEEGAKVAICGRSQDRLDQAVEKLTDDSTRKNIFGMTCDVSKREDVEAFIKATGEHFDRIDVLVNNAGRSIMSHFFDLTDEQWQEQINLKYFAIIYAIQAVVPFMKAQGAGRIINMNATLSKEPEPHMVATAATRAGLLNLTKNLSRELAKDNILVNTISLGVIKTDQWERRRLERAPDENPEVYYQELAESRKIPLGRVGMPGEVGNVVLFLASERASYVTGANIEVSGGLSKVL, encoded by the coding sequence ATGGATTTACATTTAAAAGATAAAGTCGTCGTCGTCATGGGCGGCACGGCAGGCATCGGGTTTGAAACAACGAGATTACTGTTGGAAGAGGGGGCGAAAGTCGCCATTTGCGGACGCAGCCAAGATCGCTTAGATCAAGCAGTCGAAAAGTTGACGGATGATTCGACCCGTAAGAATATATTTGGCATGACATGCGATGTATCCAAGCGTGAAGACGTAGAAGCATTCATCAAGGCGACGGGCGAACATTTTGACAGAATCGATGTGCTAGTTAATAATGCAGGCCGGAGTATTATGTCCCACTTCTTCGACCTTACCGACGAACAATGGCAGGAACAAATCAACTTGAAATATTTTGCGATTATTTATGCAATCCAAGCGGTCGTCCCGTTCATGAAAGCACAGGGAGCAGGAAGAATCATTAATATGAATGCGACACTTTCGAAAGAGCCGGAACCGCATATGGTCGCAACAGCTGCAACCCGTGCAGGCCTGCTGAACCTGACGAAAAATTTATCCCGAGAGTTGGCAAAGGATAATATACTAGTCAATACAATTAGTCTAGGAGTCATCAAAACCGATCAATGGGAACGAAGAAGATTGGAACGGGCACCTGATGAGAATCCGGAAGTTTACTATCAAGAATTAGCGGAAAGCCGGAAAATTCCGCTAGGCAGAGTAGGTATGCCTGGAGAAGTCGGAAATGTCGTACTATTCTTAGCCTCGGAACGGGCCAGCTATGTTACAGGTGCAAATATAGAAGTATCGGGTGGGTTAAGTAAAGTCTTATAG